A genomic region of Microlunatus sagamiharensis contains the following coding sequences:
- a CDS encoding fasciclin domain-containing protein: MLSPVPTRTLALLAVLGSLSLPLAACGSSDPSDPQAGPSSLTAPPVSDPPLPMTPAPSQAATPEPTAPGSATASAGSAGAAGATFGPGCSKVPTSGKGSFDGTSTDGVATAAGNNPLLSTLVVAVKRAGLVDTLNNTEDVTVFAPDDDAFAALGKTTLTKVLADRSQLTTILTTHVVEGRLAPADLAGTHKTLSGSSITVTGSGEDFTVNGNARVVCGNVQTANATVYVIDHVLMTR, encoded by the coding sequence GTGCTCTCACCCGTCCCCACCCGCACCCTCGCCCTGCTCGCCGTCCTCGGCTCGCTCTCCCTGCCCCTGGCCGCGTGCGGCTCCTCGGACCCGAGCGACCCGCAGGCGGGCCCGAGCTCGCTCACCGCGCCCCCGGTGTCGGACCCGCCGCTGCCGATGACTCCCGCTCCCTCGCAGGCCGCGACGCCTGAGCCGACGGCCCCGGGCTCGGCCACCGCGTCCGCCGGGTCGGCAGGAGCGGCCGGCGCCACCTTCGGCCCGGGGTGCTCGAAGGTCCCGACGTCGGGGAAGGGGTCCTTCGACGGGACGTCGACCGACGGTGTCGCGACCGCCGCCGGCAACAACCCCCTGCTGTCGACGCTGGTCGTCGCGGTGAAGCGGGCGGGCCTGGTCGACACGCTGAACAACACCGAGGACGTCACCGTGTTCGCCCCCGACGACGACGCGTTCGCTGCCCTGGGCAAGACCACCCTGACCAAGGTCCTGGCCGACCGGTCGCAGCTGACCACGATCCTCACGACCCACGTGGTCGAGGGCCGGCTCGCCCCCGCCGACCTCGCCGGCACGCACAAGACGCTGAGCGGCTCGTCGATCACCGTGACCGGGTCCGGTGAGGACTTCACGGTGAACGGCAACGCGCGGGTCGTCTGCGGCAACGTCCAGACGGCCAACGCCACCGTCTACGTCATCGACCACGTGCTGATGACGCGCTGA
- a CDS encoding DUF421 domain-containing protein encodes MFYDNLTGLLRVLVVAPLAYVWLIAVLRVTGKRTLAQLNAFDFIVTVALGSTLATVVLSNSVSLAEGALALGLLALLQLVAAWASVHVSALRRAVTAEPSVLLRDGRPDLDALLAQRITEQSLRQSVRSAGYGGLELVALVVLETNGKLSVIPTSQAGSGSASIDL; translated from the coding sequence GTGTTCTACGACAACCTGACCGGCCTGCTGCGCGTCCTGGTCGTCGCCCCGCTGGCGTACGTGTGGCTCATCGCCGTCCTGCGGGTCACCGGCAAGCGGACGCTGGCCCAGCTCAACGCCTTCGACTTCATCGTCACCGTCGCGCTCGGCTCCACGCTGGCCACCGTCGTCCTGAGCAACAGCGTCTCCCTGGCCGAGGGGGCGCTGGCCCTGGGTCTGCTCGCGCTGCTGCAGCTGGTCGCGGCCTGGGCGTCGGTGCACGTGTCCGCGCTTCGACGCGCGGTCACCGCCGAACCCTCGGTCCTGCTCCGCGACGGGCGGCCGGACCTCGACGCCCTGCTCGCGCAGCGGATCACCGAGCAGAGCCTGCGCCAGAGCGTCCGCAGCGCCGGCTACGGCGGGCTCGAGCTCGTGGCCCTCGTCGTCCTCGAGACGAACGGCAAGCTCAGCGTGATCCCGACCAGCCAGGCCGGGAGCGGTTCGGCGTCCATCGACCTGTGA
- a CDS encoding ROK family protein, whose translation MTASERDLLVAGVDVGGTNIEVGLVDDRHEVHGRAKAPTPTGGPDEVLDTISRLIASLDADPVAVGVGIPGVVHEGAVLTVPNLAGWHERFDLVASLQERIDLPIALGNDANVGLLGEWLAGAARGARNVLGLWMGTGVGGGLILDGRPFNGARGAAGEIGHVVVLAGGALCTCGRRGCAEAYAGRRSMRGVASAMVDAGWTTSLFDIRDDEDKSSLTSKVWARALDEDDALATKLFDTAVETLGVAVGSAINLLDLEVVVVGGGLAEKLGSDLADRIAAAAEPWMLRPSPDLRFVVSELEDDAGVVGAASLARAAIVTG comes from the coding sequence GTGACAGCATCGGAGCGGGACCTCCTCGTCGCCGGGGTGGACGTGGGCGGCACGAACATCGAGGTCGGCCTGGTGGACGACCGGCACGAGGTGCACGGGCGGGCGAAGGCGCCGACGCCGACGGGTGGTCCCGACGAGGTGCTGGACACGATCTCCCGCCTGATCGCCTCCCTGGACGCGGACCCGGTCGCCGTCGGCGTCGGCATCCCGGGCGTGGTGCACGAGGGCGCCGTGCTGACCGTGCCGAACCTGGCCGGCTGGCACGAGCGCTTCGACCTCGTCGCGTCCCTGCAGGAGCGGATCGACCTGCCGATCGCCCTCGGCAACGACGCGAACGTCGGGCTCCTCGGCGAGTGGCTCGCCGGGGCCGCCCGGGGTGCCCGCAACGTCCTCGGGCTGTGGATGGGGACCGGCGTCGGCGGCGGCCTGATCCTCGACGGGCGGCCCTTCAACGGCGCGCGTGGCGCGGCCGGGGAGATCGGGCACGTCGTCGTGCTCGCCGGTGGCGCCCTCTGCACGTGCGGCCGGCGGGGCTGCGCCGAGGCGTACGCGGGACGCCGGTCCATGCGGGGCGTGGCGTCCGCGATGGTCGACGCGGGCTGGACGACGTCGCTCTTCGACATCCGCGACGACGAGGACAAGTCCTCGCTCACCTCGAAGGTGTGGGCGAGGGCGCTCGACGAGGACGACGCGCTGGCCACCAAGCTCTTCGACACGGCCGTCGAGACCCTGGGGGTCGCGGTCGGGTCGGCGATCAACCTGCTCGACCTCGAGGTCGTGGTCGTGGGCGGCGGCCTGGCCGAGAAGCTCGGTTCCGACCTGGCCGACCGGATCGCGGCGGCGGCGGAGCCGTGGATGCTGCGCCCCTCGCCCGACCTCCGCTTCGTCGTGTCCGAGCTCGAGGACGACGCCGGGGTGGTCGGCGCCGCATCGTTGGCCCGGGCCGCGATCGTCACCGGCTGA
- a CDS encoding mechanosensitive ion channel family protein: protein MIDGDVLLDRLRALGRTVVLALPNVAVALALLLLFWLLARLLARLVRSVVTRAGQPKGVQIVLGRLTTWGTVGLGVLVGLVIVFPGVTPASVFGALGIGSVAIGFAFKDVLQNLLSGMLILLTRPFRIGDQIVTGSHEGTVEDIAVRATTLRTYDNRRVVIPNSELYTNRVTVNTAYPRRRLSVVVGIGYGDDIDVAKRVVLSTVATLPGVADDPAPTVLVTALSDFTVDLEVRFWISPPARREAVEVQDQVLSALKPALVGAGVDLPLPTQQVLLHDQTEDGDGDRARQREGWPPAPARTPTSDHAPDRKAPTP, encoded by the coding sequence GTGATCGACGGCGACGTCCTGCTCGACCGGCTGCGCGCCCTGGGCCGGACGGTCGTGCTCGCGCTCCCGAACGTGGCCGTGGCGCTGGCGTTGCTGCTGCTCTTCTGGCTCCTCGCCCGGCTGCTCGCGCGGCTGGTGCGCTCGGTCGTCACCCGCGCCGGCCAGCCCAAGGGGGTCCAGATCGTCCTGGGCCGGCTGACGACCTGGGGAACGGTCGGGCTCGGAGTGCTCGTCGGTCTGGTCATCGTCTTCCCCGGGGTGACGCCCGCCTCGGTGTTCGGCGCGCTCGGGATCGGGAGCGTCGCCATCGGCTTCGCCTTCAAGGACGTCCTGCAGAACCTGCTCTCGGGGATGCTGATCCTGCTCACCCGGCCGTTCCGGATCGGCGACCAGATCGTCACGGGCAGCCACGAGGGCACGGTCGAGGACATCGCGGTGCGGGCCACCACCCTGCGGACGTACGACAACCGCCGGGTCGTGATCCCCAACAGCGAGCTCTACACCAACCGGGTCACGGTCAACACCGCGTACCCCCGGCGCCGGCTCAGCGTCGTCGTGGGGATCGGGTACGGCGACGACATCGACGTCGCCAAGCGGGTCGTGCTGAGCACGGTCGCGACGCTGCCGGGCGTCGCCGACGACCCCGCCCCCACCGTGCTCGTCACGGCGCTCAGCGACTTCACCGTCGACCTCGAGGTGCGCTTCTGGATCAGCCCGCCCGCCCGGCGCGAGGCCGTCGAGGTGCAGGACCAGGTGCTGAGCGCCCTCAAGCCGGCCCTGGTCGGTGCCGGTGTGGACCTGCCGCTGCCGACCCAGCAGGTGCTGCTCCACGACCAGACCGAGGACGGCGACGGCGACCGCGCCCGTCAGCGCGAGGGCTGGCCCCCGGCCCCCGCGCGCACCCCGACCTCAGACCACGCTCCCGACCGGAAGGCCCCCACCCCATGA
- a CDS encoding HAD family hydrolase: MPTVLFGSISTVADTSELQRAAFNQAFADHGLDWRWDRDEYAALLTGAGGRDRIASYAAERGVDVDADAVHATKSSLFQRSLATADLAARPGVLDTVRGAKGAGLKVGFVTSTSAENVAAVLSALGPELGADDFDVITDSSTVPATKPDPAPYLTALSALGESAEQCVAIEDNVDGVAAARAAGVACVAFPNDNTAGHDFSAAQSRVDHLELAQLRSLIPAS, encoded by the coding sequence GTGCCCACCGTCCTGTTCGGGTCCATCAGCACCGTCGCCGACACGTCCGAGCTGCAGCGCGCCGCCTTCAACCAGGCGTTCGCCGACCACGGTCTCGACTGGCGGTGGGACCGCGACGAGTACGCCGCGCTGCTGACCGGCGCCGGGGGGCGCGACCGCATCGCCTCGTACGCGGCGGAGCGCGGCGTCGACGTCGACGCCGACGCCGTGCACGCGACGAAGTCGTCGCTCTTCCAGCGCTCGCTGGCCACCGCCGACCTGGCGGCGCGTCCCGGCGTGCTCGACACGGTTCGCGGGGCCAAGGGCGCCGGGCTCAAGGTCGGCTTCGTCACCTCCACCTCGGCCGAGAACGTCGCCGCGGTGCTCTCCGCCCTCGGTCCGGAGCTGGGTGCGGACGACTTCGACGTCATCACCGACTCCTCGACGGTGCCGGCCACCAAGCCCGACCCCGCGCCGTACCTGACGGCGCTGTCGGCGCTGGGGGAGAGCGCCGAGCAGTGCGTCGCGATCGAGGACAACGTCGACGGCGTCGCGGCCGCCCGGGCGGCGGGAGTGGCGTGCGTCGCCTTCCCGAACGACAACACCGCGGGCCACGACTTCTCCGCCGCGCAGAGCCGGGTCGACCACCTCGAGCTCGCCCAGCTGCGCTCGCTCATCCCCGCCTCCTGA
- a CDS encoding AI-2E family transporter — translation MHDSHPTSAPRPSADRSTPPFSGLVVLAALVVAAAGLKTASSIVGPVFLVLTLAITVHPLRTWMRKHRVPALAATVVALLAVYVVLLVVLGSVVWCLVRLTTALLDYGPQLAQLLTAALDRAAELGLSRAMLENAVSSLQLSNFAGVAQQVLNGLTSGLSLLALMLATVAFVVVDGSGFAERLDALRGFRPRVADAFTDFASSVRRYWVVTTIFGLAVAVLDVVGLEIIGVPLAFTWGLLAFVTNYIPNVGFLLGLVPPTLIALLENGPGSAVAVLVVYIVLNVVIQGLVQPRFTGDAVGLTGTVAFLSLIVWAFLLGALGALLAVPATLFVKLLLVDHTRDGRWVGTLISSTVPHPPPGRTPVNDS, via the coding sequence GTGCACGACAGCCACCCGACCTCCGCCCCACGACCGTCGGCCGACCGGTCGACGCCACCGTTCTCCGGTCTCGTCGTGCTCGCCGCGCTGGTCGTGGCCGCCGCCGGCCTCAAGACCGCGTCCAGCATCGTGGGCCCGGTCTTCCTCGTCCTCACCCTGGCGATCACGGTGCACCCGCTGCGGACCTGGATGCGGAAGCACCGGGTGCCCGCGCTCGCCGCGACCGTCGTCGCGCTGCTCGCCGTCTACGTCGTCCTCCTCGTGGTGCTGGGCTCGGTCGTCTGGTGCCTGGTCCGGCTCACCACCGCGCTGCTCGACTACGGTCCTCAGCTCGCCCAGCTCCTCACCGCGGCGCTCGACCGCGCCGCCGAGCTCGGTCTGAGCCGGGCGATGCTGGAGAACGCCGTCTCCTCCCTCCAGCTGTCGAACTTCGCCGGGGTCGCGCAGCAGGTGCTGAACGGCCTGACGAGCGGGTTGTCGCTGCTCGCGCTGATGCTGGCCACGGTCGCCTTCGTGGTCGTCGACGGCTCCGGGTTCGCCGAGCGCCTCGACGCCCTGCGCGGGTTCCGTCCGCGGGTCGCCGACGCGTTCACCGACTTCGCGTCCAGCGTGCGCCGGTACTGGGTCGTCACGACGATCTTCGGACTGGCGGTCGCGGTCCTGGACGTCGTCGGTCTGGAGATCATCGGGGTCCCGCTCGCCTTCACCTGGGGGCTGCTGGCCTTCGTCACCAACTACATCCCGAACGTCGGCTTCCTGCTCGGGCTGGTGCCCCCGACCCTGATCGCGCTGCTCGAGAACGGCCCCGGCTCGGCCGTCGCCGTCCTCGTCGTCTACATCGTGCTGAACGTCGTCATCCAGGGGCTGGTCCAACCGCGGTTCACCGGCGACGCGGTCGGCCTGACCGGTACGGTCGCCTTCCTGTCCTTGATCGTCTGGGCCTTCCTGCTCGGGGCGCTGGGTGCGCTCCTCGCGGTCCCGGCGACCCTGTTCGTCAAGCTGCTCCTGGTCGACCACACCCGTGACGGGCGCTGGGTCGGCACCCTGATCAGCTCGACCGTCCCGCACCCGCCGCCGGGCCGCACGCCCGTGAACGACTCGTAG